The Gopherus flavomarginatus isolate rGopFla2 chromosome 20, rGopFla2.mat.asm, whole genome shotgun sequence region GCCACGGCTGCCCTGGGGTCACCATGAGGCGTATCATCTGGCTGCTGTTTCTACCAGGTAAGGCCCCTTCCCCTCGCCCTGAGCATCTGGCTCCCTCAGAGCCCTGGGGACCCGGCCAGGGGGTCACAAGCCCAGGGGGAGATGTTCCTCTGTGAGATTTACTTCTCTTGCCTCAGATTGATGCAATTCAATGATAGGGGGCTGAGCAaggattcaggactcctgggttctatccctggccctgggaggggagcagggtccaATGATTAGAGTGGGGGGGCGGCACTgggtgctaggactcctgggttctcctcatTGTACTGATGGGAAAACTGAAGCCCAGAGCCACACCATGAGCTAAACAGGGAATTTAGTGCTGGGAATCAAACCccgatctcctgagtcccagtttgGCACTGGaagcacccagccagcctgccccTCGCTGCCATCTCTGTCACTCTGCTGCTTCCAGGCTTCCTGTGTCAATGTGACCCACCTGTCGAGGTCCCCGAGTCCCTGATCGCTTGGACGGGGGCCTGTCTGTCCATCCCGTGCCGCTATAAATCATGTGTCGTGAACTCCATAAAGACAAAGAAATTGATCATCAGCTCCCTGACCTGGTACCTGAACCCTGTGTATGACTTTGAGAAGAAAGATTTTAGTGGCACCGTCCTGTATAAACACAACGTCGCCATCAGCCCGGCCTTTGCAGGGCATGTGAGGTTCCTGGGGGACCTGGAGAGAGATTGCAGCCTACAGCTGTCTGACCTGCGGGCCAGCGAGAACGGCTCATACGGGCTGAGACTGGTCATCTCGAACCCTAggaaacaggaggaggagaagaagtggATGACTAAGATCAGTGTGAACGTGATgggtaagagggaaagtcctctgcTTCCTTGTAGGAACAGACTAAAGACTCATAGCCCacccccctgctttaaccactcaaccccactcccctcccagagctggggagagaacccaggagtcctggcttctagCCCCCGCAAACACTAGACCCTGCTCTGGTAGCAGCCATCACTGGGGACGCAGCTCAGTGCGCCTGGGATGACATCCAAGCCGGCTGTTCCTATTTTCTCCACCTCTGTCCCATCCCTTTAATGAGGCAACGACTCTCACTAAAGTCTGGGGCTACAGCCAGCCTTGAACTCCCTGTCTGCACGAGAGCAGCACTGACCTCTTCTAGTAGAGCTAAAGGAGATGGGTCCTCACCTAGTGGAAGCAGTAGGTTGTTATCCCCTGTGCTGTTCAGCAGAGCCTCTAGCAAAACAGAACAATGGTTTGGGTGGAAAACTTCTAAGTTTCTTCTGTTTTATGGTGTTTTTCCACATTTCTCCTGAAATATTTTACCCACAAATCTTGAATTTCACTTTTCGACTTGCTTTTTATTCCCTTTTCACCCCAAGTGCAGCACGAGGAAGGATGTCGGGGGTTGGGTTTTGTTATttcatattttcccttttccttggGTGTCCCAGGGAAAGTCATTTCagctctccgtgcctcagtttccccaaatgaAAATCAGGGAGAATAATCCTTTGCCTGTTTCCACTGtggtctctttggggcagggactgtctctcgctgtgtctgggcagcgccctgCATAACAGGGCCCAGATCGcacctggggcagggactctaCCGTAACGTACCTAATGCATTAGGAAGAGAGCCTGTGATGCGAGcctttgtatcagaggcctggtatgagacaggccctgctcacagaatggggcaagaacagggctgatctTGCAGAGATTCACATTGCTAAGTGCTAGGCACAGAGCACTCACGCAAACACAGCCCGATATTAAGTGGTACCAAGGAAGgtacaaaaaccttcccccaggATAAGAGgcacacactgacccctcctaacAGATCAGATCAGGCTGACAGTATGGAACTTGTTTATAGCAGAGTATAAGGATGTATctaaggttttgtctacactaggcACCTTTCAgcgacacagctgtgctgctacagcccTGCTGCTAAGAGGCGTgcagtgtagccactgtttgtcggcagcagagagctctcctgctgacaaaaaaatTCCATCCCCAAGGAGTGGCAGCGGCTTTGTCAGCGGGATAGTGCTCCTGCCCACAAAGCACTGTTCAACCAGCACTTttcgttggtaaaacttttgtcattcggggtgtgtgtgttttttaacacccctgaatgacaagtTTTGCCAATGAAGTTCCAATGCAGACAAAGCCTCAGAGGGAGACTCTTTGGCCAGCCaaaggggcagtggaaagtcccaccatggACTGAGCTGCCTCCATTGTCATGGGCAGACATATCTTAGTGTCCTCATAGAGTCTTCTGGGTGCTACTATCATGCTttgtcgacaataaacctggcctggtgccttcataccttaacggatcttgtggtcattgggtggtTCACTCAAGGTGTccgtgcagagctggggcagcacacagagagaacacacacatgcagccaaacatctaacaCCACCTAATAATAAAGTGTTCTCCATAATAATTTTTCTCTTTGTCCCCCTGGCACAGCTTCACCTCCAGCTCCTCAAATCAAAGCACCCAGCGAGCTCAGGGAGTCAATCCCGGCCCAGGCAGTTTGCTCCATAGCCTATTATTGTCCTGACTATCCCATAACCCTGACGTGGGTCGGTTTGGGGCATAGGACCTCTGAGCCCACCACAAGGACGGGCAGTGGAAGGACCGAGAACACACTGACTTTCACGCCCACCTGGCAGGACCATGGGACAAATGTAACCTGCCGGCTCAACACCCGGGCTGGGACACCGAGCTCTGACAGCAGTGTGGTGCTGGACGTGAAATGTGAGTTGGTGGGGGGGGATTTGAACTGGGCGCCCCTGGGTCTGACAGCACCAGCCCCACCAGTAGCTCTGGCACTGACCCATAAGCACCCTAGGGGCTGCATTTCTTGGGGGGCACCAGGGAGGTGGATATGGGTCCAGATGGGTGGAAGCAGATTGGCCAATGGGGTGcgagctggctgtattttgaaGGAAGAGTGGGGCCGTCCCACTGGGCAGGGATGGGCATGAGGGTCAgtgccagcgccccctagaggggaaaggcccaaTGCCCCATTCCCCGTCCCCCTGAGCCAGCTAGTCTCTGCCCTGGATGGGAGCTGGCGCTgcctggaggggaaaggcccaGTGTCCCTTTCCTTGCCCCACCTCTGGACAGTGTCCATATCTCAGCTGTTCACCTGCGTGTTGGTTTGCTCCAGATGCCCCTAAGGGAGTCCAGGTGAAAGCGACACCTGGAGAGATCATCCGAGAGAGGGACAGACTCATGCTGATGTGCATAACCAAGGGCAGCAACCCCCCCGTCTCCACATATAACTGGTATAAGGACTCACAGCGGCTGCACCAGGGGCAGGAACAGAGGCTGGAGTTTGAAGCCAAGGGGGACGAGCATTCCGGTTCCTATGTCTGTGAAGCCGTCAATGAAATAAGCGCAATCCGATCCCCAACGCTGCAAATAGACATCCAGTGTGAGtgtgggggctggggccagatgggAAAGCAGGGTCTGTGGAACTGCCTGAGACTAGATACCTCTGCTAAGCACAAGGAGGGAGACTAGGAGGTTCTTCCCTAGATGCTTGTGATGTGGTCATCAGAGGAGGTGAAATAGGCAGGGCTTGTGGCATTGGAAAAGACAGGAACTAAAGTTAAAGGGGAATCTCCATTAGCTCTTAGCAGTACAAGGCCTCTGACACACAGCGTGACAATTCTGgttccagccagcagagggcaatgtgCCTAGTCttacacacagagagacagatcTGACCCATTCCCTCCAGCAAGGGGAGAGCTTACACACGCAGAGCAGGATTCAACCTCTCCAGCATGGGGCagcaaggacacacacacacacacacttgggagAACAAGACAAACAAACCACaaacactggaacaatttattttATTGCGCTCAGGGGCAAACAggagaaaaatggaaaatgtgtcatttaaaaaatgtgacaTTTCCCCTGTCCCCCATATCTACCCATTTTGAAGCAGAAGCGACATGGCTGTTTCAAACATTTGCAAGTTTTTTCAACCCGTCACCTCTTGGGAGAGCCAGAGAGTGTCTTCCGCCTGAATGAATTCGGCAACTCATGCTTGGTCTATGGCATTTGCAGAAAATAATGTGTAATGCAAGAGTAATATTCACTTTTGAGATGAAATGTCCCGGATTGTGCTAAAAAACCCACAGACCACAAAGCACtttcccgccccccgcccccgcagcttTTGGAGACAGACAGAAAATTGTCACAGACAGATAATTCGTGTCACTGGACAattggtttggttttgtgggctgggggtgcagcccGCTGAAAATCCAAACATATTCAGGGTTTTGAACTTTTCCTGAGACCGTGTGACAGGGTTCACTCGCCAgagcggtgcctcctgctggccgtcTGGGGGATTAGCCCCCTCTTGGTGATGTGTCGCCCGTCATCGTCACCACCTGCAGACCTGCTGCGCCTCTAACCTCTGTCTCTGCTGCTTGAGTTCCCTGGGCCACGTCCTCATGGTCCCAGCATCTCCTTCGTCCTCTTCTCAAGGCCTCCCAGCCTGCTAGGAACCCCGTCTTCTCTCCTTGGGCACCCTGCAGACACTGACTGTCTCTGCCCCCGCCCCTGCAGCTACTTTTATATGAGCCCTCTGAgacctgattggctgctccattCAGTcgctctctgattggctgcttttaaccccttgcTTTCCAGTGTGGGGTGATCACTCCATCACAAAccggaaaatgatttttttttccactggaaatgTCTGGGGCGTTTTCATTGAAAACACAAACATTTCAGATGTAACCCTCCAAAACTTCCTGAGAGAAATAATGGCCATTTCCCCAAATCAGGCAGGGCTGTGCATTGACACTGCCTCCGTTTCCCCACCCTACCTCTAAAGACAGGATGGGCCCGTGCATcaggtgttcaccagggaactaaGTTCAGTTTGTTCTCTGCCACTGGAGTCTCCGGgtaaccttggtcaagtcacttagggtTTCCCCACAGAATAATCCATTTAAATCAGGGCCTTTTTATTCCCCAGATGCCCCAAAGGACGTGCATGTTGAACTGGTGACAGGCTCTCAGATCCAGGAAGGGAACACGGTTGTGCTCAGCTGCTCCTGCAGGGCTCATCCGCCCATCAGCAGCTACACATGGTACAGAAACGGGCAGCACATCCCAGCACAAACCCAGCAGGAGCTTCGCTTCGACAAGATCCATGCCAACCAGTCCGGTTCCTACCACTGCAAGCCTCAGAACAGAGTCGGGATGTCGGAGTCGCCGGCCATTACAGTCGACGTACAGTGTGAGTAGCCAGGggaccagcagggggcactgcagcTGAGTGGGGTATCCAGGATCTGCACTCCAGCTTGGCAGGGCAGAGCCTGCATGAATCCTGGAGGGGCAGGAGCTGTAGCCTTCCTCTAGGACCTCCTTCCGCCCTCTGCAGAAGCACTGGTGTGAGAGATGGGATCCCGGTATGTACCTCAGCACCCAAGTTCATGGGTGGGATGCTCTCCCCCTCCTGCCTCACAGAGCCCCTGCTCGGACACAGGACCTCAGTGCAATGGAGCTGGGAGTTAACACCCGGGGATAGTTCCCCCCTCTCGGagcaatgggctcaggctctctgcagactcaggcaggcgtTGGCTATGCTTGGGGCACTTCCCTCCTTTTTATTTCCTGCCTATAACCTCCCCACCTCGAACACCAAGACACATCCCGACCTGGATTCTTTTCCAGATCCCCCCAAGGAGGTACGAATCACCCTCCAAAACCCCCAGCGCATCCGGGAAGGCGATGCTGTGATGTTCAATTGCTTTGTGGGCAGCAGTAACCCCCCGGTGACCAAATATACGTGGTACAAGGATGACACCCATTATCAGGAGACCCAGGAGAGCGTCCTGACCTTCCCTGCCACAAAGGAGCGGTCCGGTAGCTACAGCTGTGAGGCTCAGAACGCGATCGGCTATAGACAGTCTCCGCCTGTCTCAGTGGATGTGCAGTGTAAGTAATCACCTCCTGGCTTCCCAGGCAGAGTCCTCTTGGGATTTTCTGCTCCAaaattttgaggaaaaaaattatttgttctTCCGGCTCAACATTTTAATTCCATTGGTGcttttcaaagagcaaaaaaattcagttttctcccATTAGAAAAATCGTCTTTGTCTCTCATGTtttggccttttaaaaaatactgcaCATGTGGACGTTGCCATGATGGGCAGGTGTCTCCGCGTGCCCCCCCACCTCCTTGCACTCAGCAGCGTGTGCTGCCAGGCGGGACGGAACTGGTGGCCGGTGTGCACCCCGGTCCGATCCAGTCCCCTCACCAGAGCCACTGGGGGACCTGACTGAATCGGGCGTTTTGCAGATGTTCGTGGGACGCCGGCCGGGAAACCCAGCAGCCAGGAGGGATTGCAGGCCAGCGACCCCTGGCTTCAGGAGGCATCACGTAAGCAGAGCTGAGACAGGGCGTGATGCTCTTGGCCCGGTTTTTCTCCTTTGACGACACCTCTGCCCTCAATAGTGCGGGTGCTAGGCCAGTCGGCTGAGGGGCAGGAATGTCGCTGCATTTAATGGTCAGTAGAACACCCAGGGTGAGCGTAAGTGAAAGCAGAAAATCTCCGACTCTCCGGAGTCCCGATCGCAGGCCGTATTATGGAAGGTGACAGAAATCGCTATATTGTAGGGCTTATTCTTCATTAGAAAGGCAAATCACTAACCTCTAGCTGGGCTGGCTTCGGTGCAGGGGCGGTCGCTGGCAAGTTACGTAGCCAGAGGCCATTCTGGGAGTGTGCGGGGTGGGTAGTTGTCTTCTGGGGATGCCTAGGGGAAGCAACTCCTAGTATAGTCACCACCTGTCAGATTTCGAGGGTTGCTATCGAAAATCCGGCCGGAGTCTCTGGTGAGGACAGAAATTCATGGCTTGTGCAGATCAGTAGTTTAGAGCTGGCAAGAGTAATTCTGTACCACAGAACTGGGGAGTGGATTgatttccctcccctctcctctccacctAGCTTACACCCacgtaaccttaactctgcccctgggATTGTGACCAGACAATATTGGGATCGCCCCAGTATTAGGGGCTGTGTCTTAATGAACAActatcccctccccaccccacccacaaacAAAAAagggtcccaatttttcacacttgctctcttgTCACCTTGCCCCCAGGTGGGTTGGttggagcagcttggcagagATGTGACTAGGGCATGGGGTGATCTTGGGGGGGGGCCTGCACTCCGTGGGGAGTGTCTGTGAGCCGCTCTCTGTGCCCCCTGCCTGGTTGTGGGGTATTGGGAAAGGGGCGCACATGTATGTTGCGAGGGCTGGCGGGTCTCACGGGAGCGCTGCGTGGGCTAGGTTGTGtcggcagtggggcagggagtttTCTTGCCATGGGGTGAGCCCAAGGCAAAGGGGCAGTAAGGGTTCATAAACGCCGGGTTCTGTCCATGGTGCAGGTGAAGGGTCTGAGGGGTGGGGGCTCCTGCTCAGCGCCAGGGCGTGTCtgtgacagggcagggaggggggtgggCGAACGATCACAGTGAATTTCAAAGCCAGCTGAGTGAGGCGCGTTCGAGGGAGTCAGTTTGTAAACAGAAACCTGCTCCCAGGCCGCACAAGGGCTCAGCTCACGTGGTGCGAGGAGAGACTGGCAGAGCCCAGTCTGCGGCAATCAGCCGGATCCccgttggagtcaatggggccagacccGCAGCTGGTGTcacagcaggggagctgggaaccaggactcctgggttctctccctggctctgggaggggaggggtgtctagtggttagagcagagggggcatAGCAACAGCCTGTGGCTGGCAAATGTGACTCAGCCCCTGCGCTCTCCACTCCCCCACATCCTGTGCGTCTTTGCCATGGTCTTCCTGGGCCGTGCCCCAGCCCCGGATGTGGGTGACTGTGGCGGGTGCTGGGCTCCAGAGAGAATGTCACAAACATGTAGCAATCGCCTGGCCGCTGCTGGAGGGGAGAGTGGCTGAGCGCCGGCTTTGCTGCCCGTAGGCCTGCCCAGGGCGAGCTCATCATGtggggccctgccctgcccttcctctgtctcctcattGGTGAGTGTCCACCTGGcgcctggggagagaacccaggagtcctggctccaacccctccgcccctgctctaatcCACTAGACCCCATTCCTCTGGCAACAgtagggagaacccaggagtccgggctcccagccccccagctctaaaccactagaccccactcccctccccatgccagggacagaacccaggagtccgggctcccagcccccctgctctaaaccaCCAGACCCCGCACTCCTCCTCGtgccggggacagaacccaggagtccgggctccccgtCCCCACGCCCTCCActgtaacccactagaccccctccgctggcagcagtggggagaacccaggagtcctggctcgcgacccctttgccccctcccctctaaTTCACTAGATCCCTCTCCACTGGCAACACTGGGGGAacccaggagctggggctccCAGGCTCTGGGGACAGATGTGGGAGCTGAGGGCATGGCGGGCTGTGACccgaggggagtgtgtgtgtgtgggggggacagaGGATGGCCCCTGGCAGggagggcagcagggagggggttgGGCCGAACCCCCCAGGGAAGAAGGTTCGgtcgagctcctgctgctgccacatCCTCTTGTGCAAACCCCAGGCTGGGACCAGGGACAGGGAAGTGTTTCAAAACGTCCCTTTCACTTCCTCTTTGCTGCTGAACCCCACCAGATGCTGCCTAGGGGGGGTGAACACACCTGGCTCCCCCCCACAGAGTGGCCATTCCCCACCCCTCAGCCCCCACATATCCACAGCCACAGCCCCCCACAACTGGGCAAGGAAACTGGGTACTGCTCTGTACAgcaaggggggctgtgggtcagagctagggggtggggagcccagagcagggctggcggggggctgtgggtcgggagtgagggacaccggaagagctgtggggaggggagcccagggctgggctgacggggggctgtgggtcaagagtgaggggcaccggcagagctggggggtggggagcccagggctgggctggcagggggctgtgggtcaggagtgaggggcaccggcaggggtgcgggtggaggggacaggcctgggctagcaggggctgtgggttgggagtgaggggcaccagcagagctgggcggtggggggagcccagggctgggctgatgggggctgtggttcaggagtgaggggcacaggaagacctgggggtggggagcccagggctgggctggcagggggctgcgggttgagagtgaggggcaccggcagagctggggggtggggagcccagggctgggttggcagggggctgtgggtcgggagtgagggggactggaagccctggggggtggggagcccagggctgagctgACGGGGGGTTGCGGTTCGGGAGTgatgggcactggcagagctagtgtgggggaagcccagggctgggtttgcaggggctgtgggtcgggagtgaggggcaccgacagagctagggggtggggggagcccaggtctGGGCTGACGGGGGCCTGTGGGTCAGGAGTTAtggacactggcagagctggggggtggggagcccaggtctgggctgatggggggctctgggtcaggagtgaggggcactggcagagccgggggtcgggggagcccagggctgggctgtgggtcaggagtgagggggcctgggggggagggctgcagtgggggggagCAGAAGGAAGCCCATTGAATTGCAGGTGAACGGAGTTTTGGGGAGGGAATTTCTTTCGGGTTTTGATCGTTACTGAGTAACCCCCAGGGAACGGGCGGCCCGAGGGGGGGTTAGAgcgtggggggggcagaggggggcagggggggcacaAGGGCAGAAGTGGGGCTGGCGCTGGATCAGGCCGTTTCCTTTCTCTCCGCAGCAGACGCCGTCTCCGCCCAGGGACAGGGTGAGTGAGAGCGGGACGGAGCCGAGCCACGGAGAGCGGGACTGCGGGGGGAGCCGCCCCCCCCATAgcacagggctcagcccctccagcagggggcggcaAACACACTGACCCTGCTGGgcgcccccgccctgctccccgcagccctgcgccccctgctgagcccccgcacCCCGCTCCcggcagcccagcgccccctgctgagcccccgcccgcTCCGCGcatcccagtgccccctgctgagccccgcaccccgctccccgcagcccagcgccccctgctgagcccccgcaccccgctccccgcagcccagcgccccctgctgggcccctccactccctgcagcccagcgccccctgctgagcccccgcaccccgctccccgcagcccagcgccccctgctgagcccccgcccgcTCCGCGcatcccagtgccccctgctgggcccctccactccttgcagcacagcgccccctgctgagcccccgcaccccgctccctgcagcacagcgccccctgctgagccccgcaccctgcagcacagcgccccctgctgagccccgcaccccgctccctgcagcacagcgccccctgctgagccccgcaccctgcagcacagcgccccctgctgagccccgcaccccgctccctgcagcacagcgccccctgctgagcccctccaCCCCGCTCCCgccgcccagcgccccctgctgagcccccaccccgctccgcGGTGCCCCTAATGCCGCGCTGCGCTCTGGGGCTCACAGCCGCTCTCCCGCAGAGCCGTGCGGGGATTGCTACCAGATCCAGACGCCCGTCATCGTCGGCCTGGTGATCGGAGACCTCATCTTCACCCTGGTCCTCATCGTCGTGGTGTATCACTGCACCAAACGCTGCGGCAAACCCACGGACAACAGCGGTGAGTGTTGGCGGGGAGatgccccatccctccccccctgccGGGACCCCCCCATGCCACCCCCTCTGCCACTGCCAGGATCCCCCCGCCtactgcccctcccctcctgccggGACGCCCCCATGCCACCCCCTCTGCCACTGCCAGGATCCCCCTGcctactgcccctcccccctgccggGACCCCCCCAAGCCACCCCCTCTGCCACTGCCAGGATCTCCCCGCCtactgcccctcccccgctgccgagatcccccccatgccaccccctcccccctgccaggatTGCCCCCCATACCACCCCCTCTGCCACTGCCAGGATCCCCCCGcctactgcccctccccccctgccggGACCCCCCCATGCCACCCCCTCTGCCACTGCCAGAATCCCCCTGcctactgcccctcccccctgccggGATCCCCCCCATGCCGCCCCCTCTTCCACTGCCAGGATCCCCCCGCttactgcccctcctcccctgccgaGATCCCCCCCATGCCACCCCCTCTGCCACTGCCAGGATCCCCCTGcctactgcccctccccccctgccggGACCCCCCCATGCCACCCCCTCTGCCACTGCCAGGATCCCCCCGcctactgcccctcccccctgccggGATCCCCCCCATGCCACCCCCTCTGCCACTGCCAGGATCCCCCTGcctactgcccctccccccctgccggGATCCCCCCCATGCCACCCCCTCTGCCACTGACAGGATCCCCCTGCCTACTGCCTCTCCCCCCTGCCGGGATCCCCCCCATGCCACCCTCTCCCCCCCTGCCAAGATTGCCCCCCATACCACCCCCTCTGCCACTGCCAGGCTCCCCTCGGCCtactcccccttctccctgccagaATTTCCCCCCATACCACCCCCTCTGCCACTTCCAGGATCCCCCTGGcctactgcccctcccccctgccagaatTTCCCCCCatgccaacccctcccc contains the following coding sequences:
- the LOC127037943 gene encoding B-cell receptor CD22-like; the encoded protein is MLLWVIAGTNQPFALSSAPWRHGCPGVTMRRIIWLLFLPGFLCQCDPPVEVPESLIAWTGACLSIPCRYKSCVVNSIKTKKLIISSLTWYLNPVYDFEKKDFSGTVLYKHNVAISPAFAGHVRFLGDLERDCSLQLSDLRASENGSYGLRLVISNPRKQEEEKKWMTKISVNVMASPPAPQIKAPSELRESIPAQAVCSIAYYCPDYPITLTWVGLGHRTSEPTTRTGSGRTENTLTFTPTWQDHGTNVTCRLNTRAGTPSSDSSVVLDVKYAPKGVQVKATPGEIIRERDRLMLMCITKGSNPPVSTYNWYKDSQRLHQGQEQRLEFEAKGDEHSGSYVCEAVNEISAIRSPTLQIDIQYAPKDVHVELVTGSQIQEGNTVVLSCSCRAHPPISSYTWYRNGQHIPAQTQQELRFDKIHANQSGSYHCKPQNRVGMSESPAITVDVQYPPKEVRITLQNPQRIREGDAVMFNCFVGSSNPPVTKYTWYKDDTHYQETQESVLTFPATKERSGSYSCEAQNAIGYRQSPPVSVDVQYVRGTPAGKPSSQEGLQASDPWLQEASPDAVSAQGQEPCGDCYQIQTPVIVGLVIGDLIFTLVLIVVVYHCTKRCGKPTDNSEDQKVYMNMPGRVN